GCTTCGGATTGGCAGCCAGGGCGCGCCGCGTTTCCTCGAGCGCACCGGACGCGTTGCCGCTGCTCTTGAGATTCTGCGCGGCGAGCACGTGAAGCTCGGCGCTTTCGGGAAAACGCGCCAGTCCTCGCGGCAGTGCCGCGTCGTTTTCCGCGTGAACGAGCTGCAGATAGACGACGTACAACGGCGCATCCTTCGGGAATTTCGCGACGCCCATCGCGGCGATCGCCAGCGCGCGCGACGGTTGGCTGTCGGATCGATACGCTGTCGCGAGCCGTGAGTAGAAATCAGGATCGTTCTGGGCGCCCAGGTCCTTGTCGAGCAACCGCTCGCCGGCGGCGATGGCACCCTTCCAGTCGTTGTACGCGAGATGCACGAGCCACCGGAGCTTGAGCAGCGGCAGGTTTTCAGGGTGCTCGTTGGTCCCGCGGTCGATCAGCGGCGCGGCCACGCGCGCGTTGCCTTCGCGCGCGAGCGCGTTCACGACTTTCTCGATCAATGCTTCGTTCGACGAGTCCGTCGCGAGCAAACGGACCCACTCAGGCGCCGCCGCCTCTTGCTTGCCCTTGCTGTCGAGCGCCTGCGCGAGATCCTCGAGGGCGATGGGATTGGCCGGCGCCACTTTCAGAATCGCCTGCGAAACCGCGATGACGCTGTCGGCCGAGACGTCGAGCTTCGCCAGTGCATTCAACAGACAGATTCGAGCCGGGACCGCCGGCGCATATGCGGAGATTGCGGTCGCCGCCGCGGCGACGCCCTCTTTGGGCCGATTTTCACGATCGGCGTTCTCGCAAAGGCGCAGTGGCACGAGCTGCTTTCGTGCGGCGACGGCGTCGCGCGCGAGCGCCTCGGCCGCGTCGCTCACGGTTGGTCCGTCGGCGGCGAGCGGCTGCGTCAGTCGAAGATCGCGCACCAGCGTGAGCTCGGCATCGATGTGGACTTTGCCCGTGGCGCGCGTCACGGTGCCCGTGATGCGTTCATCCGCGCGGAACTTCCGCGCCATTTCCTTCAGCTCGCCTTCGCTGAGAACGGCGTTCTCCTCGAAGCCGGACAGGCGCAGCCACTCGTCGATGTCGCCGCCCGAGATGACCCGAAGCTCGCTGCGCGGAAACGCGCCGGCGATGCGGCTGCGCACGATGTCACTCGCTTTGCCGGCGATGCCGCGGTCGGAGCCGCGGAACGCCGGGACGATCAGGATCTGAGTGGTGAATTTCTGCTGCGCGCCGGCCTCGATGGGCCACAGGGCGGCAGCGAATATCAACGACAGGACGGTCGAGCGTAGCGGCATCGCAACGAAGCGGCTCGAGAGGGTGGGCGGGAGACGTCGTTCGATCGGCGGTGCTGTCGGACGTTCCTTCGGTAGACTATGATCGAGATTTGTATGTAAAGGTAACGCTCGACGCGGCAAAGCGTTGACGGGTCCGCCGCGAGCCAGGTTTTTTTGATGAACACTTTACAATTCCTACGCAAAAAAGGCCCGCCGGTCGGCGAGCCTTTTCACGGAGCGAACTCGAGCGTCGAACCGACCTCGACCGTCCCCTAACCGTACTACTGGACGACGACCTGGCCGTTCATCGCCGTGCCGTGGACGCCGCAGTGATACTTGAACGTGCCGGCGGTGGCGAACGTGCGGGTGAAGGTGCCGGCCGATTGCTCGGGCGAGCTGATGTTGCTGCCATCGTCGAAGACGACGCTATGTGTCACGCAGCTCGCGTAGCCACCGTACCCGGTATCGTCGCAAGCCGGCCAGGTCCACGTCACCGTGGTGCCCTTGGGCACATTCACCGTCCCGGGCGAGAAGGTCTGGCTGCTCGTCATGGTGACTTGGTTCGTGTTCGAGGTGGTCGGCGGTGGTCCGCCGGTGACCGGCGGAGTGGTGGTCGGGCCCGTGCTATCGCCGCTGCCGCCGGCGCCGCCGCAACCGGCAAGTACGGCGGCTGCCATCAGGGCAGCCGCGAAATTCCATCGTTTCATCGGGGTCCTCCAGAGCGAGAGCTGAACGTGGGAGTCGGCCTCGAAATCCGGAAGGACTTGAATTGGTTCCTGACCGATGCTGGAGGACGGTTTCCAGCATCACCGCGTCACGGCATCAGGGCATCAGGGCATCAGGGCATCAGGGCAGCAGTACCCGGGACCGAGCGCAGATTGAACAACGACTTGTAGTCGCTCGGTTGCGCTTGCTCGAGCAGCCCGCGGATGTCGCGCAGCTTCACCGCCGTGTGGTAGATCGTCCACGCCGTGCCGGCCAGCGCGGACGGCCATAAGTGGAGCGAATCGGTGCCGGCGTCGTAGCGCACCGTGCCGCGATACCACGTCGAGATCGCGCGTTGGCTCGCCAGCTTCATTGTCCTCCAGAAGATCGGCATCGCGTACGTGCGCCAGTGAATTCCGTCGGGGCTCGCGGCGAGCCAGAGATCGCTGTACCCGCAACTGGTGCCGTCTCGGAATGCGACGACGAGCGCCACGTAACCCGCATCGCCCGGCAGCGCCGAGACGTCCAGATGCCAGACGACGGAATTGGGGATTTTCAAGTCGACCGGCGTGGCCTCCGACCAGTTGGTTTGCTCGAAGCGCTGGCTGCTGTCCGGTTGCGCGGTACGCATCTGCACGCTGCTGCTCTGCGAGCTGCACCCATCCGCGCCGGAGCGCACGTACCAGAGCCGCGCGCCGCGATTCGCGTCGATGATCAGCGACGGCGACACCGCGTCGTGGTTGCGTTCCTTGAACGCAACGCGCGGGGCGGTCCACGTCCGCGCGTCGGCGGTCGACATGATCATGATCTTGTTGAAGCTGTCCGCGACGACGCGATAGACCTGAACCAGGCGTCCGGTCCCGGGGTCGAACGCGTGATCGGGATCCGAGTTGTACGCGCCCACGCCGGGAAACGGTACGATCGGATTCGTGATCGAGGGCGGCGTGCGCCACGACGTGTCCGT
Above is a window of Gemmatimonadaceae bacterium DNA encoding:
- a CDS encoding plastocyanin/azurin family copper-binding protein; this translates as MKRWNFAAALMAAAVLAGCGGAGGSGDSTGPTTTPPVTGGPPPTTSNTNQVTMTSSQTFSPGTVNVPKGTTVTWTWPACDDTGYGGYASCVTHSVVFDDGSNISSPEQSAGTFTRTFATAGTFKYHCGVHGTAMNGQVVVQ